A portion of the Algisphaera agarilytica genome contains these proteins:
- a CDS encoding shikimate kinase encodes MNIILMGYRGSGKTSIGKKIADQTWKDFVDTDTEVVKRFDGRSIADIWETDGEPAFRAAEVEVAKQCLGRDNHVIALGGGTVMQDGVADLVKAAPDAIRIYLNCKPAVLAERIAADAASTAARPSLTGTAAASSVEEITAVLEERDPVYKDVADVVFDVSYVDIPAAVAYLTRHHL; translated from the coding sequence ATGAACATCATCCTCATGGGCTATCGCGGCAGCGGCAAAACCTCCATCGGCAAGAAGATCGCCGACCAGACCTGGAAAGACTTCGTCGACACCGACACCGAGGTCGTCAAACGGTTCGACGGCCGATCGATCGCCGACATCTGGGAGACCGACGGCGAGCCCGCGTTCCGCGCCGCCGAAGTCGAAGTCGCCAAGCAGTGCCTGGGCCGGGACAACCACGTCATCGCCCTGGGCGGCGGCACGGTGATGCAGGACGGCGTGGCCGATCTGGTCAAGGCCGCGCCTGACGCCATCCGGATCTATCTGAACTGCAAGCCCGCCGTGCTCGCCGAGCGCATCGCCGCCGACGCCGCCAGCACCGCCGCCCGCCCCTCGCTCACCGGCACCGCCGCCGCGAGCAGCGTGGAAGAAATCACCGCCGTACTCGAAGAGCGCGACCCGGTTTACAAAGACGTGGCCGACGTCGTGTTCGACGTGAGCTACGTCGACATCCCCGCGGCGGTGGCGTACCTCACGCGACACCATCTCTAG
- a CDS encoding DciA family protein, translated as MSESPQDQTARRHVEALRERRVKPQPDLSLGFLADQFKREVARPFKQLGDLVELWNELLPEEVAAGTRLEALQRGVLTVAVDSSARLYEVDRRLREGLERELVTRHKGAAFRKVKLRVEAAGWLMDDE; from the coding sequence ATGTCCGAATCTCCCCAAGACCAGACCGCCCGCCGACACGTGGAGGCGTTGCGCGAGCGGCGGGTGAAGCCGCAACCCGACCTGTCACTGGGGTTCTTAGCGGACCAGTTCAAGCGCGAGGTGGCTCGGCCGTTCAAGCAGCTCGGAGATTTGGTGGAGTTGTGGAACGAGCTGTTGCCCGAAGAGGTGGCGGCGGGGACACGGCTCGAAGCGCTGCAACGCGGCGTGCTGACCGTGGCGGTGGATTCGAGTGCACGGCTGTACGAGGTGGATCGTCGGCTGCGCGAAGGGCTTGAACGTGAACTCGTCACCCGGCACAAGGGTGCAGCGTTCCGCAAGGTGAAGCTGCGTGTGGAGGCGGCGGGGTGGTTGATGGATGATGAGTAA